GTCCTGGCCAGGGTCGACGAGCCGAACAGCCCGCCGCTCATGGCCCGCATCGGCACCCGCACGGCCGACTCCACGGCCCCGATCCCCTGGAACTCCCACTTCCGCGTGGCCAGCACGACGAAGACCTTCGTGGCGACCGTCGTTCTCCAACTCGTCGCGGAGAAGCGCCTGTCGCTCGACGACACCGTCGAACACTGGCTGCCGGGGGTCGTCTCGGGCAACGGCAACAACGGCAGCCGCATCACCGTCCGCGACCTGCTCCGCCAGACCAGCGGCCTGTACGACTACATCGACGACCCGGAGATCCAGGACCAGCTGATCAACCACTTCGACGAGAACCGCTACAACACCACCCCCACGGCCGACCTGGTCGCGGTGGCGATGAAGCACCGGCCGGTGTTCGTCCCCCAGCCGGGCGGGCCCACCCGCTGGGCGTACTCCAACACCAACTACCTGCTGGCCGGGATGATCGCCGAGAAGGCCGGCGGCGCGAGCTGGCAGGACCTGGTCGCGCACCGGATCATCGCGAAACTCGGACTGCGGAACACCTCCATTCCCGGGCTCGACCCGTTCCTTCCCGACCCGCATGTGAACGCGTATCTGACGACCGCCGACGGCAAGCGCCTCGACGTCACCGAGCACAGCTACCAGCACACCGCCGACTCCGGTGTGGTGAGCACCACCGCCGACCTGAACACCTTCTTCCGCGCCCTG
The nucleotide sequence above comes from Streptomyces sp. N50. Encoded proteins:
- a CDS encoding serine hydrolase domain-containing protein; this translates as MQMPSSKKAGAAALAAALLALGSPLAATAATAGHPAPRPSSYTEHTLRQDLAAVRKAAGGDVNVLARVDEPNSPPLMARIGTRTADSTAPIPWNSHFRVASTTKTFVATVVLQLVAEKRLSLDDTVEHWLPGVVSGNGNNGSRITVRDLLRQTSGLYDYIDDPEIQDQLINHFDENRYNTTPTADLVAVAMKHRPVFVPQPGGPTRWAYSNTNYLLAGMIAEKAGGASWQDLVAHRIIAKLGLRNTSIPGLDPFLPDPHVNAYLTTADGKRLDVTEHSYQHTADSGVVSTTADLNTFFRALADGRLLPAAQWREMRQTVQRTDDPEDVAEMPEGTYGLGLRKIPLTCGGFYYTHEGDGAGVNTRPAVSADGRRAVTVFITTTTAQPDLAALNRATGTLVDHALCEKPATD